The sequence GCTTGGAATAGACTATGTAATCCTTCAAACGGTAAGGAATATATGTTCGAAGGGTACCTCAAGCAACTGACTCTTATAATTCTATGCTTCCCATAACGGACCACATGACAGAAAGGGATCCACTTCCTCATAGATGATATATTCTCCTGGTGGTGATGTGGCATCTATTGGATAAACAAGTTGATCATCGAGAGAACCAGTGCCCATGAGAAATACAAGCTTACCATACTCAGACCGCATTTGGTTTAGCTCTGCCTTTGTGGTTGCCAATTGGGATTCCAGCTCAGCAATTTCCTTCTGCAGTTGATAAACTTCAGCTGCACAGCCATAAATGGGATCGTTCACCCTTGCACTCGCTTCATACAGCATGCTATTTAACGCATCTCCTCTTTTGTCAGCTTCCACCTCCTGAAGCAACAgcacattttattcaattttgcttCACCTAAAATTATAAATGACATTATCAGCACATTCACTCTCTCTTAGAAAGATAAAATTGTTTATCATATGCTTGTAAAAATAGCCCTATTTAAACATCATCAAGTTCACTAGACAATTAgatttcaattttaaataattaaatatgacaaatatttaacacttttaaagGAAAATGAGATATGCAATTACCATTAACTGTTCAGATATTGAAAATAATAAATTGTAAAAAACATCAGAAAGTATAAATGTATTAGGAATCAGTTATTTCTGAATTAGATTGTGTGAAATTTTTTGGCATTAACATTTTTGGATCACACTGCAAGATCCATCATTTTTTATCCTTTCTTGCAATCTGATGGACCACCAAGTGTGATGAGAAACGttgacacaaaaaaaattcacaGAGTCTAATTCAGAAACAGCTGATTCCTATGACATGGATTGTGAAAACTTAATATTTGTAATAAATGTATCAACTAAAAGTTAAGAACTTATTAAAACAACACGATTTTCAAATAGAAAAAGATATCAAAAAAATCTGAAGAATGAGAattaaaattcaacaacatttTCCAATACTCTACTATTTTCAAGAGAAAATCAAGATCCCAACAAAATAGGCAATTTGAaggaaaaacaaaaggaaagatcaaagcattattaaGAATCCACAAAAATTATTTGGAATTAATGATAGACAAATTTTTAGATTCCATGACATTCTAATTGCATTTACATAAACGGCCCATTCTATTAAACAATCTACAACAATATCTCTTCTCTAAAAATATGaacacaaaatttggaacaaggTGAAGAATTTGTTTTGCTAGAGATCCTAATCTCCAATAAAATTAATCAAGCTTCCTTTTATTTGAAATGTAGAGGGAATCTATCTCACATTTTTGTCAAAATGCCTGAGCCTTCATTTTATGATTACAACCAATCGCCATAGCTAAAGgggaaaataaatgaataaaaccttcattatccaatccaacctcacaaatctCAATTGTCTCAAGAATTGTAAATGTAAAAGAGATATAACTTCATCTTAATAATACTTAActagaatttttttattaatttgatcaaaaatattatatcaaatatattcaacaaagttctAATAGCCTTGAAAG is a genomic window of Cryptomeria japonica chromosome 7, Sugi_1.0, whole genome shotgun sequence containing:
- the LOC131064494 gene encoding LOB domain-containing protein 1: MARRINVSCGACRAQRKKCSQECTLAPHFPPDDPLKFTIVQKVFGAKNIIKLLQEVEADKRGDALNSMLYEASARVNDPIYGCAAEVYQLQKEIAELESQLATTKAELNQMRSEYGKLVFLMGTGSLDDQLVYPIDATSPPGEYIIYEEVDPFLSCGPLWEA